A single region of the Gracilibacillus caseinilyticus genome encodes:
- the ctaG gene encoding cytochrome c oxidase assembly factor CtaG, with protein sequence MWQDIQIFGFRALWSPYYALFIVLLAVLYFWLFVKRNDDKKANRRQMTLFYSGIALLYIIKGSPIDLLSHIMFTSHMIQMALYYLLFPILMIRGIPAWFWRKVFNMPVLSSILKLCTKPLIALLVFNGLFSFYHIPAIFDFAKANDVAHTSISLTILLAAFLMWWPIYTPLKELDTMQPLLKIGYICANGILITPACALIIFATDSLYATYGAGGSWVQALSLCVPGDVLTGLSGLSINGPEMFSPLGIVEDQQLGGIVMKITQEIIFGSILARIFFPWFRSGADKVDPLPSNHHTGQI encoded by the coding sequence ATGTGGCAAGACATACAGATTTTTGGGTTCAGAGCACTATGGAGTCCATATTATGCACTTTTTATCGTTTTACTGGCTGTATTATATTTTTGGCTATTTGTGAAACGTAATGATGACAAAAAAGCCAATCGAAGACAGATGACCCTTTTTTATAGTGGAATTGCGTTATTGTATATTATAAAAGGATCTCCGATTGATTTATTATCACACATCATGTTTACATCTCATATGATTCAAATGGCGTTGTATTACCTGTTATTTCCGATTTTAATGATTCGTGGAATACCAGCCTGGTTCTGGAGAAAAGTATTTAATATGCCTGTATTAAGCAGTATATTAAAGCTGTGCACCAAACCGCTTATTGCTTTACTAGTTTTCAATGGGTTATTTTCTTTTTATCATATTCCAGCTATTTTTGATTTTGCTAAAGCAAATGATGTTGCGCATACGTCTATCTCTTTAACAATATTATTAGCAGCATTCCTGATGTGGTGGCCTATTTATACTCCACTAAAGGAATTGGATACAATGCAACCATTACTGAAAATTGGTTATATTTGTGCAAATGGAATTTTGATTACACCTGCCTGTGCACTTATCATATTTGCGACAGACAGCTTATATGCTACTTATGGTGCGGGAGGTAGTTGGGTACAAGCTCTTTCATTATGTGTACCTGGAGATGTGTTAACAGGTCTAAGTGGTTTATCGATCAATGGACCGGAAATGTTTTCTCCATTAGGAATAGTGGAGGATCAACAGCTTGGTGGCATCGTGATGAAAATAACACAGGAAATCATTTTTGGTAGTATTTTAGCCAGAATTTTCTTTCCTTGGTTTAGAAGTGGTGCAGATAAAGTGGATCCATTACCTAGCAACCATCACACAGGGCAAATATAA
- the ctaF gene encoding cytochrome c oxidase subunit IVB — MTDKVSETSQQFDYEKQKRKEEMKQQVITFALMIVFTLISFAMVLAELDRLFVIPVILVLAAVQVGFQLYYFMHMSHKGHELPALMFYGGVFAAFLTILALVVLVWW, encoded by the coding sequence ATGACAGACAAAGTATCTGAAACAAGTCAGCAATTTGATTATGAAAAGCAGAAACGAAAAGAGGAAATGAAGCAGCAAGTAATCACATTTGCATTAATGATTGTTTTCACGCTTATATCATTTGCAATGGTGTTGGCAGAGTTAGATCGATTATTTGTCATCCCAGTCATTTTAGTATTAGCAGCTGTTCAAGTTGGCTTTCAATTGTATTATTTCATGCATATGAGCCACAAAGGTCATGAACTTCCAGCATTAATGTTCTATGGCGGTGTATTTGCTGCATTTCTAACAATACTTGCATTAGTTGTTCTTGTTTGGTGGTAA
- a CDS encoding cytochrome (ubi)quinol oxidase subunit III codes for MSEQDVLNPKHMPHNPEKATLEGKNKFIGFWFFLGGESVLFASLFGTYLALNDSTNGGKGSEELFGLELVFIMTMLLLTSSLTSVYAMYHMKNNDFKKMMVWLGITVALGLGFLCFELYEFNHYIHEYEFTMRSSAFGSAFYTLVGFHGGHVVFGLLWFISLMVRNAKRGLNLYNAPKFYIASLYWHFIDVVWVFIFTVVYLMGVL; via the coding sequence ATGAGTGAACAAGATGTACTAAATCCGAAGCATATGCCTCATAATCCTGAGAAAGCAACCTTGGAAGGGAAAAATAAATTCATCGGTTTTTGGTTCTTCCTTGGTGGTGAGTCCGTTTTATTTGCGAGTTTGTTCGGGACTTATTTAGCATTGAATGATTCGACAAACGGTGGGAAAGGTTCAGAAGAGTTATTCGGTCTTGAATTAGTATTCATAATGACGATGCTCCTTTTAACCAGTTCATTAACAAGTGTATATGCGATGTATCATATGAAGAATAATGATTTTAAGAAGATGATGGTATGGCTCGGTATCACCGTTGCACTTGGTCTTGGATTCCTTTGCTTTGAGTTATATGAATTTAATCATTATATTCATGAGTATGAATTTACGATGCGTTCATCAGCATTTGGTTCAGCCTTCTACACATTAGTTGGCTTCCATGGTGGGCACGTTGTGTTTGGTTTATTATGGTTTATTTCATTAATGGTCCGTAACGCAAAGCGTGGCTTGAATTTATACAATGCACCTAAGTTCTACATCGCTAGTTTATACTGGCACTTTATCGATGTTGTTTGGGTATTTATCTTCACAGTAGTTTATCTGATGGGGGTGCTGTAA
- the ctaD gene encoding cytochrome c oxidase subunit I, with protein MSTLVATNKKSFGATLWDYLTTVDHKKIAIMYLIAGGFFFLVGGLEALAIRWQLVQPMNDFVSAGFYNELITMHGTTMIFLAAMPLIFAFMNAVVPLQIGARDVAFPFLNSLGFWLFLFGGIMLNVGWFTGGAADAGWTAYAPLSTTSPGEGVDYYVLGLQISGAGTLMGGINFLVTIVNMRAPGMTYMRMPLFTWTAFVASALILFAFPALTVGLFLMMFDRLFGSGFFEANMGGNAVIWQHLFWIFGHPEVYILALPAFGVFSEIISTFSKKRLFGYTAMVFATVLIGFLGFMVWAHHMFTVGMGPAANSIFAVATMAIAVPTGIKIFNWLFTLWGGSIEINTPMLWALGFIPTFTLGGMTGVMVAAASADYQFHDTYFVVAHFHYVIVGGVVFALLAGLHYWWPKMFGTILDDKLGKITFWFFFIGFHLTFFIQHFLGLMGMPRRYWTYLENQGLDLGNLVSTIGAFLMGVGTIFLLINIVKTTMKNEKVGGDPWDARTLEWAIPSPPPFYNFKQLPLVRGLDPLWVEKTEGRKGMTPAEPIGDIHMPNNSFLPFVISVGLFIAGFGFIYQKNDLSWLTLVFIGMGIALGAMLTRSVKDDIGYHIHKEDLQKEAEES; from the coding sequence TTGAGTACATTGGTAGCTACGAACAAGAAGAGCTTCGGCGCTACGTTATGGGACTATTTAACAACGGTAGACCATAAGAAAATTGCTATTATGTATTTAATTGCTGGTGGTTTTTTCTTCCTGGTTGGAGGATTAGAAGCATTAGCAATTAGATGGCAATTAGTGCAGCCGATGAACGATTTTGTAAGTGCAGGTTTCTATAATGAATTAATTACAATGCACGGTACCACGATGATTTTCTTGGCAGCAATGCCGCTTATCTTCGCATTTATGAATGCTGTTGTACCGTTACAAATAGGAGCTCGAGATGTCGCGTTCCCATTTCTAAATTCCTTAGGTTTTTGGCTGTTCCTTTTCGGAGGAATTATGCTGAATGTAGGTTGGTTTACAGGTGGAGCAGCTGACGCAGGGTGGACTGCTTATGCACCACTTTCTACTACTTCTCCAGGAGAAGGGGTAGACTATTATGTGTTAGGTCTGCAAATTTCGGGTGCAGGTACGTTAATGGGTGGTATTAACTTCTTGGTAACAATAGTTAATATGCGTGCACCAGGAATGACTTATATGCGTATGCCATTATTTACATGGACTGCATTTGTGGCAAGTGCCCTTATTTTATTTGCCTTTCCAGCATTAACAGTCGGTTTATTCCTAATGATGTTTGATCGTTTGTTTGGCTCAGGATTTTTCGAAGCCAATATGGGTGGTAATGCTGTAATCTGGCAACACTTATTCTGGATATTTGGACACCCGGAAGTATACATTCTGGCATTACCGGCATTTGGTGTTTTTAGTGAAATTATTTCTACTTTCTCTAAAAAACGTTTGTTTGGTTATACAGCAATGGTATTTGCAACTGTACTTATTGGTTTCTTAGGATTTATGGTGTGGGCGCACCACATGTTCACAGTAGGTATGGGTCCAGCAGCTAACTCTATATTTGCAGTTGCAACTATGGCCATCGCTGTGCCAACCGGTATTAAAATCTTTAACTGGTTGTTTACACTTTGGGGAGGTAGTATTGAAATTAACACCCCAATGCTTTGGGCATTAGGCTTTATCCCAACTTTTACACTTGGTGGTATGACAGGGGTTATGGTTGCAGCGGCTTCCGCTGACTACCAGTTCCACGATACGTACTTCGTAGTCGCGCACTTCCACTATGTAATCGTTGGTGGTGTAGTATTTGCCTTATTAGCTGGTTTACATTACTGGTGGCCAAAAATGTTTGGTACGATTCTAGATGATAAACTTGGCAAAATTACATTCTGGTTCTTCTTTATTGGCTTCCATTTGACGTTTTTTATTCAGCATTTCCTAGGATTAATGGGTATGCCTAGACGTTATTGGACATATTTAGAAAATCAAGGATTAGATTTAGGAAACTTAGTTAGTACAATTGGCGCCTTCTTAATGGGTGTCGGTACAATTTTCCTTTTAATCAATATTGTAAAAACAACGATGAAAAATGAAAAAGTTGGCGGTGACCCTTGGGATGCACGTACATTAGAATGGGCGATTCCTTCACCACCACCATTTTATAACTTTAAACAGTTACCGTTAGTGCGTGGTTTGGATCCGCTATGGGTTGAAAAAACAGAAGGACGTAAAGGCATGACACCTGCAGAACCGATTGGTGATATTCATATGCCTAATAATTCGTTCTTGCCATTTGTCATATCAGTCGGTTTATTTATTGCAGGTTTTGGTTTTATTTATCAGAAGAATGATTTATCATGGTTGACACTAGTATTTATCGGAATGGGTATTGCATTAGGTGCTATGTTAACTCGCTCCGTGAAAGACGATATTGGATACCATATCCATAAGGAAGACTTACAGAAGGAGGCTGAGGAATCATGA
- the coxB gene encoding cytochrome c oxidase subunit II, with translation MKDWMGKIRTLSIFSFLVMVLTACGKNNLTALVPKGYGAEQSFNVIIISILVMIVVFIVVMAIYIYVVLKFRRKKGQENQIPKQTEGNKTLEVVWTVIPILLLIIIAVPTIASTYDLADEGEKEDSINVNVKGMQFWWNFEYANEEVQTSQELYIPVDQKVYLNMLSGDVIHAFWVPSISGKMDVSPENENTMYIEAFEEGVYWGKCTEFCGDSHSLMDFKIVVVSQEEYDQWIEGLKNTDPEYTAQSASAQEGQQLFNNNCISCHAIDASATNPVIAPNLADFGNRAMIAGVEHYSKEALVDWILNPGEIKPGNGMMEAPYLTDNAINEEDAEKIADFLMELKATDKPVESVEIFREEEGQGN, from the coding sequence ATGAAAGATTGGATGGGAAAAATCCGAACTTTGTCCATTTTTTCCTTTTTAGTCATGGTACTTACAGCATGCGGTAAGAATAACTTAACAGCATTAGTACCTAAAGGGTATGGGGCAGAGCAATCCTTTAATGTCATTATTATTTCAATACTTGTTATGATTGTTGTCTTTATTGTTGTAATGGCGATCTACATCTATGTAGTGTTAAAATTCCGCCGTAAAAAAGGACAAGAAAATCAAATTCCTAAGCAAACAGAGGGGAACAAAACGTTGGAGGTAGTTTGGACAGTTATTCCAATTCTGCTATTAATTATTATCGCAGTGCCTACAATTGCTAGTACATATGATTTAGCTGATGAAGGTGAAAAAGAAGATAGTATTAATGTAAACGTTAAAGGTATGCAGTTCTGGTGGAATTTCGAATATGCAAATGAAGAAGTTCAAACAAGTCAGGAACTTTATATTCCGGTAGATCAGAAAGTTTATCTGAACATGCTATCAGGTGACGTTATTCACGCATTCTGGGTACCATCTATTTCAGGTAAGATGGATGTAAGTCCTGAAAACGAAAACACGATGTACATTGAAGCATTTGAAGAAGGCGTGTATTGGGGTAAATGTACGGAGTTCTGTGGTGATTCACACTCGTTGATGGACTTTAAAATTGTAGTAGTCAGTCAAGAAGAATACGATCAGTGGATTGAAGGATTGAAGAATACTGATCCTGAATATACTGCACAGTCTGCATCGGCTCAGGAAGGACAACAGTTATTTAATAATAATTGTATTAGCTGTCATGCAATTGATGCGAGTGCAACCAATCCGGTTATCGCTCCAAACCTGGCTGATTTCGGTAATCGTGCGATGATTGCTGGTGTAGAACATTACAGTAAAGAAGCACTGGTGGATTGGATATTAAATCCAGGAGAAATTAAACCAGGTAATGGTATGATGGAAGCACCTTATCTGACGGACAATGCAATTAATGAAGAAGATGCCGAAAAAATTGCTGATTTTCTCATGGAACTAAAAGCTACTGACAAACCAGTAGAAAGTGTGGAGATTTTTAGAGAAGAAGAAGGACAAGGTAACTAA
- the cyoE gene encoding heme o synthase → MDKMEFTTQESILSSQTNEYWYKWSELKSVMKVGIINSNTMTAFAGFWLALYYTNTSFLNYWHLLLVTLIGTAFVIAGGCVINNYYDRDIDQIMKRTRERPTVTGTIYITHVLIIGVALSVIGILILSLASVQTAIFGFIGWFSYVVLYTLWSKRKYTINTAIGSLSGAVPPLIGWSAVDPDLHGVAWILFLLIFIWQTPHFLAIAMKKVDDYRNANIPMLPVVYGVNITKRQMLVYIICLLPIPFLLHEIGLIFVILATLLNVGWLALSIKGLFVKDDKKWSNQMFIYSLIYLTIVFLSMIIITFPSNLL, encoded by the coding sequence ATGGATAAAATGGAATTTACAACGCAGGAATCGATTTTATCTTCACAGACGAATGAGTATTGGTATAAATGGTCCGAACTTAAATCAGTAATGAAAGTCGGTATCATTAACTCGAATACAATGACTGCTTTTGCAGGTTTTTGGTTAGCCTTATATTATACCAATACCTCCTTTTTAAATTATTGGCATCTCTTATTAGTAACTCTTATAGGGACTGCTTTTGTCATAGCTGGCGGGTGTGTAATCAATAATTATTATGATCGGGATATTGATCAAATAATGAAACGAACGAGAGAAAGGCCAACCGTAACAGGGACGATATACATAACACACGTTTTGATTATTGGGGTAGCGCTATCTGTAATCGGTATATTAATTTTATCTCTTGCGTCTGTTCAAACCGCAATTTTTGGTTTTATTGGCTGGTTTAGTTACGTCGTGTTGTATACGCTCTGGTCAAAACGGAAATATACTATTAACACTGCAATTGGAAGCCTATCAGGGGCTGTTCCCCCGTTAATCGGCTGGTCTGCTGTTGATCCTGACCTCCACGGTGTAGCTTGGATTTTATTCTTGTTAATATTTATCTGGCAGACACCGCACTTTCTGGCCATTGCAATGAAAAAAGTGGATGATTATCGCAACGCGAACATTCCGATGTTACCCGTTGTTTATGGTGTGAATATAACAAAACGCCAAATGCTTGTTTATATTATCTGCTTATTGCCTATCCCATTTTTATTACACGAAATAGGATTAATTTTTGTTATTTTAGCAACGCTATTAAATGTCGGATGGCTGGCCCTATCGATAAAAGGGTTATTTGTGAAAGATGACAAAAAATGGTCAAATCAAATGTTTATCTATTCACTAATATATTTGACTATTGTATTTCTTTCGATGATTATTATAACTTTTCCAAGTAATTTGTTATAA
- a CDS encoding COX15/CtaA family protein, which produces MKFLKVLSILSTLVMIFVLIGGALVTKTGSGMGCGANWPFCYGDWSLEMFIELSHRVVSAGAGLLVLLLSILSWRKIGHIRETKFLAFVSIFFLVLQGLIGAAAVVWSQSDFVLALHFGISLISFAAVLLLTLLIFEIDHKFDADSLMISAKYRKQFFWLALYLMFVVYSGALVRHIDSSLACPDWPMCVNNQPFNFDFHLGQWVQMGHRLLAGVAFIWTWILLFNIIRDYPSSRVMYNGWMINTILVTIQVLLGALIIFTVGNLFVALLHALVLSLYFGILCYFLLLSYRSL; this is translated from the coding sequence ATGAAATTTTTAAAAGTGTTATCGATCCTTTCCACTTTAGTCATGATATTCGTGTTAATTGGTGGAGCATTAGTAACAAAGACTGGGTCAGGAATGGGCTGTGGCGCCAATTGGCCCTTCTGTTATGGTGATTGGTCCTTGGAAATGTTTATTGAATTGAGTCATAGGGTTGTCTCTGCTGGTGCCGGATTACTCGTATTGTTATTATCTATTTTATCTTGGCGTAAAATTGGTCACATTCGCGAAACAAAATTTTTAGCCTTTGTATCGATATTCTTCCTAGTTCTTCAAGGCTTAATTGGAGCGGCAGCTGTAGTATGGTCACAATCTGATTTTGTATTAGCTCTCCATTTCGGAATATCACTCATTTCATTTGCAGCAGTATTATTATTAACACTGCTTATCTTTGAAATTGATCATAAATTCGATGCTGACTCCCTTATGATAAGTGCTAAATATCGCAAACAGTTTTTCTGGTTAGCTCTTTACTTAATGTTCGTTGTTTATTCAGGGGCATTAGTGAGACATATCGATTCCAGTCTTGCCTGCCCGGACTGGCCGATGTGTGTAAATAACCAGCCTTTCAACTTTGATTTTCATTTGGGACAATGGGTGCAAATGGGGCATCGCTTACTTGCTGGTGTAGCTTTTATTTGGACTTGGATTCTGTTATTTAACATTATACGTGATTACCCATCAAGCCGTGTTATGTATAATGGCTGGATGATTAATACGATCCTGGTTACAATCCAAGTGTTGCTCGGTGCATTAATTATTTTCACTGTAGGAAATCTCTTCGTCGCCTTATTACACGCATTAGTACTTAGCTTATATTTCGGTATACTATGTTATTTCTTACTATTATCGTACCGAAGCTTATAG
- the ftsW gene encoding putative lipid II flippase FtsW: MTQKKKTFDFLLMISPIVLACFGIVMIYSASMVTSVMKDEPAYYMALKQGIWLVLGLVVFVFASYFKYTFYQKLSKWIVLIMFLSLLAVEFMGVTLNSSQSWIKIGPFSIQPAEFVKIGLIIYLSSIYTKKLAYIGDFFKGVLPPLVITCALLGLIIMQPDVGTAAIVFAIACTIIFSSGIKFKHLSLLMLIGLLVLVAVGVQMSTDEKISRFTGAYQPFEDPEDSGYQLIQSYIAIGTGGVSGLGIGQGIQKLGYLTQAESDFIMAVIAEELGAFGVLFVLAMISVIVLRGLFIAKKCENPFGSLLAIGISSMVGIQACINLGAISGLLPITGVTLPFVSYGGSSLLVLLFSMGILNNIARHVNYQRFNEETVLTENEETKTSPVTKRFRRNFSS, from the coding sequence ATGACACAAAAAAAGAAAACTTTTGATTTTCTATTAATGATTTCGCCAATTGTATTGGCCTGTTTTGGTATTGTAATGATTTACAGTGCAAGTATGGTCACGTCTGTTATGAAGGATGAGCCAGCATATTATATGGCACTAAAACAAGGGATATGGCTCGTTCTGGGTTTGGTAGTATTTGTATTTGCCAGCTATTTTAAGTATACATTTTATCAGAAGCTTTCCAAATGGATTGTTCTGATTATGTTTCTGTCATTACTTGCTGTCGAATTTATGGGGGTTACGCTTAACTCATCCCAGTCGTGGATTAAAATCGGACCTTTTTCCATTCAGCCCGCTGAATTTGTAAAAATAGGCTTGATCATCTATTTATCATCTATTTACACAAAAAAATTAGCTTATATCGGTGATTTTTTTAAAGGGGTATTACCTCCTCTAGTGATTACTTGTGCGTTACTAGGATTAATTATTATGCAGCCGGATGTAGGGACTGCAGCGATTGTTTTTGCTATTGCGTGCACGATCATATTCAGTTCTGGTATTAAATTCAAGCATTTGTCATTGCTGATGCTCATTGGTTTGCTAGTATTAGTAGCAGTAGGTGTACAAATGTCAACGGATGAAAAAATCTCACGTTTCACGGGTGCTTATCAACCATTTGAAGATCCTGAAGACAGTGGTTACCAACTGATACAATCCTACATAGCAATCGGTACAGGTGGAGTTTCTGGCCTGGGAATTGGACAAGGCATTCAGAAGCTTGGCTACCTAACCCAGGCAGAAAGTGATTTTATTATGGCGGTTATTGCAGAAGAGCTAGGTGCATTTGGTGTCCTGTTTGTACTAGCTATGATCAGTGTTATCGTCTTAAGAGGGCTATTCATCGCAAAAAAATGCGAGAATCCATTTGGCAGTTTGTTAGCCATAGGAATTTCTTCAATGGTTGGTATTCAGGCTTGTATTAATTTAGGTGCTATTTCTGGTTTATTACCAATTACAGGTGTTACATTGCCATTTGTTAGTTATGGTGGCTCTTCGTTGCTGGTATTACTATTTTCAATGGGAATATTAAATAATATTGCCCGTCATGTTAATTATCAGCGTTTTAATGAGGAAACCGTCTTAACAGAAAATGAAGAAACGAAAACAAGTCCAGTAACCAAAAGATTTAGAAGAAATTTCTCATCCTGA
- a CDS encoding YlaN family protein, producing MIPEVAVSKEEQAYAILKADADKILQLIKVQIDNLTMPQCPLYEEVLDTQMFGLSKEIDFAVRLELIREEDGKALLDNLEKQLNVLHEASQQHYRR from the coding sequence TTGATACCTGAAGTGGCTGTAAGTAAAGAAGAGCAAGCTTATGCGATTTTGAAGGCTGACGCAGATAAAATATTACAATTAATAAAAGTTCAAATAGATAACTTAACAATGCCACAATGCCCTTTATATGAAGAAGTACTAGATACACAAATGTTTGGTTTATCAAAAGAAATAGATTTCGCTGTCCGTTTGGAACTGATCAGGGAAGAGGATGGTAAAGCGCTTTTAGATAATTTGGAAAAGCAACTGAATGTACTCCATGAGGCATCACAACAACATTATAGACGATAA
- a CDS encoding YhcN/YlaJ family sporulation lipoprotein — MMKYLIFFCLSLILFGCQQDVQENDLAQNTDDDLGAVQVKNSDPTPSDDMDNQEKAQYLANVASQVPNVNDATALITNRGVIVSIDVNEDLDRSRVGTIKYAVLEALEHDPYGRKAIIIADADVFKRLQAMGEKIQEGHPIEAFTEEIANITGRWMPELPLNEKQTKNIDQNKQIMEDQEKEDLEEINDEQSNHQKD; from the coding sequence ATGATGAAATATCTGATTTTTTTCTGTTTAAGCCTTATTTTATTTGGCTGTCAACAGGATGTACAGGAAAATGATTTAGCACAAAACACGGATGATGATCTTGGTGCTGTTCAAGTTAAAAACTCTGATCCAACACCGAGTGATGATATGGATAATCAGGAAAAAGCTCAATATTTAGCTAACGTAGCGAGCCAAGTTCCAAATGTCAATGATGCGACTGCCTTGATAACCAATCGTGGCGTGATTGTGAGTATTGATGTAAATGAAGATCTGGATCGTTCTCGAGTCGGTACCATCAAATATGCCGTTCTCGAAGCATTAGAACATGATCCGTACGGCAGAAAGGCTATTATCATCGCAGATGCAGACGTATTTAAGCGACTGCAGGCGATGGGAGAAAAAATACAGGAAGGTCATCCTATTGAAGCATTTACCGAAGAGATCGCGAATATTACCGGTCGCTGGATGCCTGAACTACCATTAAACGAAAAACAAACAAAAAACATCGATCAAAACAAACAGATTATGGAAGACCAGGAAAAAGAAGATCTTGAAGAAATTAATGATGAGCAATCCAATCATCAGAAGGATTAA
- a CDS encoding YlaI family protein, whose product MRVKCVICDKINKIDNDSPQAKKLRNRLIHTYLCPECDKRIEEKTIKRHKTGNFKLYRKKEVQDQYLS is encoded by the coding sequence ATGCGAGTAAAATGTGTCATTTGTGATAAAATTAATAAAATAGATAACGATAGCCCACAAGCAAAAAAACTGCGCAATCGCTTGATCCACACGTACTTATGTCCTGAGTGTGATAAACGAATCGAAGAGAAAACAATCAAGCGACATAAAACGGGTAATTTTAAACTATATCGAAAAAAAGAAGTACAAGACCAATATTTATCCTAA
- a CDS encoding YlaH-like family protein: protein MQSGTVIEVPNNLWPVADFFMKDLGGQVNIANETEMASLIRGFFFLYLTIVVLAILAYKFGFAKKLSPLQSFIIYILLFVGMFFLTLIFGLNLPLAESLFIIAVVMGVYRLRLFQERKHNNQKKAEQ, encoded by the coding sequence ATGCAATCAGGAACTGTAATAGAGGTACCGAATAATTTATGGCCAGTAGCTGATTTTTTCATGAAGGATCTGGGTGGCCAGGTTAATATAGCAAATGAAACAGAGATGGCTAGCTTAATCAGAGGTTTTTTCTTTTTATATTTAACCATAGTAGTGCTAGCCATATTAGCTTACAAATTTGGCTTTGCAAAAAAATTATCGCCTCTCCAATCATTCATTATCTATATTTTATTATTTGTTGGGATGTTCTTTTTAACTTTGATTTTTGGTTTAAACTTACCATTGGCTGAAAGTTTATTTATCATAGCTGTCGTCATGGGGGTTTACCGATTAAGGTTGTTTCAGGAACGAAAACATAATAATCAAAAAAAAGCTGAACAATGA
- a CDS encoding DUF5325 family protein: MKFQLSKFLLALTVILCFSAAGVGIALRNVWFILIALLAGFAVMGFGISLKKREAS; the protein is encoded by the coding sequence ATGAAATTCCAGCTATCTAAATTTTTACTAGCATTAACAGTAATCTTGTGCTTCTCTGCTGCTGGTGTCGGCATCGCTTTACGAAATGTTTGGTTTATACTCATTGCCCTATTAGCAGGATTTGCAGTGATGGGGTTTGGTATATCCTTAAAAAAAAGAGAAGCAAGTTAA
- a CDS encoding inositol monophosphatase family protein: protein MDTALRQEIFEYATKWIYEAGASIRDQIDDHYQIDTKSNANDLVTEVDRSTEQYFAQQIRHTYPDHKIVGEEGYGDKVENLDGTIWIIDPIDGTMNFVHQKRNFAISIGIFFEGVGEIGLIYNVMEDVLYSAKRGEGAFKNDQQLPSLNEKVTLETSIIAMNSSLACKNQRINEEKVQQLVLDSRGARSYGSAALEFAFVAEGIIDAYLTMRLAPWDFAAGMILVEEVGGVTMQANQQPVNLLEKNTILTCNNQITERLFSDYIELK from the coding sequence ATGGATACAGCCCTTCGACAAGAAATATTCGAATATGCCACAAAATGGATTTATGAAGCAGGTGCTTCTATACGCGATCAAATAGATGATCATTATCAAATTGATACAAAATCAAACGCAAATGACTTGGTTACAGAAGTGGATCGTTCCACTGAACAATATTTTGCGCAACAGATCCGTCATACATACCCGGATCATAAAATTGTTGGGGAAGAAGGGTATGGTGACAAAGTAGAAAATTTAGATGGAACAATATGGATTATTGATCCAATTGATGGGACGATGAATTTTGTCCATCAAAAACGGAATTTTGCAATTTCAATTGGAATTTTCTTTGAAGGTGTCGGTGAAATTGGTCTCATTTATAATGTTATGGAAGACGTGTTATATAGTGCGAAGAGAGGAGAGGGGGCATTTAAGAACGATCAGCAGTTGCCGTCTTTAAACGAGAAAGTCACACTTGAGACGAGTATTATAGCTATGAATAGCTCATTAGCTTGTAAAAATCAACGGATTAATGAAGAAAAGGTGCAGCAGTTAGTTCTTGATAGCAGAGGGGCAAGGTCTTATGGTTCTGCTGCATTAGAATTCGCCTTTGTAGCGGAAGGGATTATAGATGCTTACTTAACAATGCGCCTGGCACCTTGGGATTTTGCTGCGGGTATGATTCTTGTAGAAGAAGTTGGCGGTGTCACTATGCAAGCGAATCAACAACCGGTAAATTTGTTGGAGAAAAACACGATTCTTACATGTAATAATCAGATTACAGAACGGTTATTTTCTGATTATATCGAATTGAAATAA